AAAAACATGTGTGCGCGGGAACGCTTTACGAAGGCGGGACTGACGCCGCATGCGTGGATTGGAAGTCCGGTGAGGTGGAGTGGAGCGGACGCATGCCATTTTGGGCAGGTATGGCGCCTCAAGGCGTGGGAGGAAGCCTCGTCGTCGCTGACTTGAGCGGAATCTCCGAGCGCTACCCGTACTCGGGGGCTGAGATGCGCCATCGTGCGCTCGACGCATCGGGAGGCCGCTCTGCGCTTTACGCGAGCAACGACTCTCACCTCTTCTTCTCGCCTCCACGAACCGAAGAACCTCGCCTGATCAAATACGACCTTAAGACTTTCGAACCACTTTGGATGGTGCCATTGGAGGCTGATGCAGCGCCTGGCCTCGGCACCGTAAGCTCCAAACACAATCTGGTGATCTTCAAGGTAGCCCGAGACTTGGTCGCCATGAGCACCGAGAATGGGAATGAAGTTTGGCGACTTGAAGTTGGTGAAGATCGACCTTCAATCGCGGAATTCGAAAACGGAATTCTTGTCCTTAATCGCCATCCAGAGCGAAACAACTCGCTCATCGCAATCTCGGGTGATGGAAAACTGCTCTGGCGCGCTGAGGTGCCGGCCGGAATTCTCTCGGTCCACACAGACTCCTCAACCATCCTCTTGCGAAGTGTCCGGGCGTCTCAAAGCATTCTAGAAATCGCCGAGGATTCAGAGTGAATCTGACGAGCCGCGAAATCTTTCGAGAGGTGCTGAGCACCTTTGGATATGTGCTCGTCGCGATCATCGCTTTCGCCGTGTTGGCGGGATTCATCCCTTTCATCTCGGAGTTGCTCTACGCCATCGTCGCATTCATCTTTATCAAGGCCGCTCAGCGCATGATGGACAAGCGTGAGCTGCCAAGCGAGGCCTGTGGAATCACGCATCACGGTATGCTCTCGGGAATTGCATGGGGGCTCGGCGCAACCCTTATCACCCTGCCCTTTTTCTGGGTCGGATACGTGGTCTGGGAAACCAAGGTCATGGAACGCGAGTACCAATTCGACCTCGAGAACTACTGGCATTGGCCCATCACGATGGAGGGTGAACCCAAAGGCTGGGGAGAGAGGCCCGGGGTGTGGGTATGGTCGCAAGAGAAGACGCTTCAGATTGGCCTAAAAAGGGCAGAATCGCCGCATTCATTGACTTTGACATCGACTTCACCCTTCGTCCCTGGGGTCGTGGGGCCAGTGGTTATCAAACCAGACGCAGCTTTCACATCCAAAACCCCTCAAACCGAATGGCAAATCATCCCTCGTGGCACATCACGAGCGCGGGTCTGGGTGACCCATACCCGTGATTTGAGCTTGGAGATAAAGCCCACGATCGGCACCGAAGTCTCTTGGACAATCTTCAAGGGCCGCGGAGCCAGTGAGGTCGACGGAGCACTTTTTGAGGCGTCCAAGGGCCTGTGGTGGATTCTTCTCTGGGTAGCGACTCAGTTTCTTTTGATCGCGTATCCAGAAGAGTATTTCTACCGCGGCTGGATGCAATCGCGGCTTGAGCTCGCGTGGGAAAAGCGCGCTGAGGAAAGAGGGACGACTGCCAAAGAGTGGTTCGGATTTACGCCGGCTATCTTCTTGACGAGTTTCCT
This Microvenator marinus DNA region includes the following protein-coding sequences:
- the plbQ gene encoding PLuB system PQQ-binding repeat protein, which codes for MRRLATTFLIPLVLLIGACDEEKPQKPVPYEPLKPKPIEAKRVEPLDVENAPQRTLKLGPSERFESCTEIAQKDERVISTLEWRENFQAWALACDAEVAQRGEDGRYYLAWMVSPNSANKDLRVAAWDKDGAYLWSFLLDRSREADGFLANFRKSFVTELGQKHVCAGTLYEGGTDAACVDWKSGEVEWSGRMPFWAGMAPQGVGGSLVVADLSGISERYPYSGAEMRHRALDASGGRSALYASNDSHLFFSPPRTEEPRLIKYDLKTFEPLWMVPLEADAAPGLGTVSSKHNLVIFKVARDLVAMSTENGNEVWRLEVGEDRPSIAEFENGILVLNRHPERNNSLIAISGDGKLLWRAEVPAGILSVHTDSSTILLRSVRASQSILEIAEDSE
- the mrtP gene encoding myxosortase MrtP, which translates into the protein MNLTSREIFREVLSTFGYVLVAIIAFAVLAGFIPFISELLYAIVAFIFIKAAQRMMDKRELPSEACGITHHGMLSGIAWGLGATLITLPFFWVGYVVWETKVMEREYQFDLENYWHWPITMEGEPKGWGERPGVWVWSQEKTLQIGLKRAESPHSLTLTSTSPFVPGVVGPVVIKPDAAFTSKTPQTEWQIIPRGTSRARVWVTHTRDLSLEIKPTIGTEVSWTIFKGRGASEVDGALFEASKGLWWILLWVATQFLLIAYPEEYFYRGWMQSRLELAWEKRAEERGTTAKEWFGFTPAIFLTSFLFGIGHLLVPIGGVWMVQRMSVFFPSLIFGWLRRKTGSITAPIVYHAFANLMVIFLAVHF